The following proteins come from a genomic window of Miscanthus floridulus cultivar M001 chromosome 2, ASM1932011v1, whole genome shotgun sequence:
- the LOC136539790 gene encoding RNA-binding protein CP29B, chloroplastic-like gives MATTLFSTSLSPQFLSLSAKPTTAAPSAAAFPSGLPQLHALSAAAAGFRPLEPVRAAAAAAVTEELEAEGQPGGEEFSENLRVFVGNLPFSVDSAQLAGLFEQAGSVEMVEVIYDKLTGRSRGFGFVTMSSVEEVEAAVEQFNGYVLDGRSLRVNSGPPPPRDQSSPRVSRGDANRVYVGNLSWGVDNSALANLFSGQGEVLEARIVYDRESGRSRGFGFVTYGSAEEVENAISNLDGADLDGRQIRVTVAESKPPRRQY, from the exons ATGGCGACCACGCTCTTCTCCACCTCCCTCTCGCCCCAgttcctctccctctccgccAAGCCCACCACCGCTGCCCCGTCCGCCGCCGCCTTCCCATCGGGGCTGCCGCAGCTCCACGCGCTctccgccgcggcggcgggcTTCAGGCCGCTCGAGCCCGTgcgcgcggccgcggccgcggccgtgaCGGAGGAGCTCGAAGCGGAGGGGCAGCCGGGCGGGGAGGAGTTCTCGGAGAATCTCAGGGTCTTCGTCGGCAACCTTCCCTTCAGCGTCGACAGCGCCCAGCTCGCGGGACTTTTCGAGCAGGCCGGCTCCGTCGAGATGGTCGAG GTCATCTATGACAAATTGACGGGAAGAAGCCGTGGATTCGGGTTTGTGACCATGTCTTCGGTCGAAGAAGTTGAGGCGGCTGTTGAGCAATTCAATGGCTAT GTACTTGATGGACGAAGTTTGAGGGTGAATTCTGGGCCACCACCCCCCAGGGACCAATCCTCACCAAGAGTATCCAGGGGTGATGCCAACAGGGTCTACGTGGGTAACCTTTCTTGGGGTGTTGACAATTCAGCTCTGGCAAACCTGTTCAGTGGGCAAGGTGAGGTCCTGGAAGCAAGGATTGTATATGACAGGGAGAGTGGAAGGTCAAGGGGTTTTGGTTTCGTCACGTATGGTTCTGCCGAAGAGGTGGAGAATGCGATATCGAACCTTGATGGCGCT GACTTGGATGGCAGACAGATCCGTGTCACGGTAGCAGAGTCGAAGCCACCTAGGCGGCAATACTGA